The Glycine soja cultivar W05 chromosome 4, ASM419377v2, whole genome shotgun sequence genomic sequence ACCACATTTATCACCAAAATTTACAGGTAGATTCAATACAAATGCAAAATCCATTTATCAGAATAGTCAAAAGGATTAATGATATACCAAGAACCTTTTTGCTGCGTAGTATATCTCCATAAATGTGATCCCCAACATAGAGAACCTGCATATaaatcattcaattttttacatGAATCTTCAATTTAGTGACAATCCTCAAGTGTACTTGAATCCTAAATCAACAACTACTTAAACATAATCAGCCATTTAAAATAGAAACCCCATGACACGACTAACCACCATTTGTTCATGTTACAAATATGTGTAGTCAtaacaaaaaacaatattacCTGTGAACTTGATTCAATGGAAAGCAGTTTATGCAGATGAGAAACATTGCCTCCCTACAACAAAAAATGATGATTGTCAAAACATTCACTTAaacttgttttgaataaaactaaagaaaattatttttattttatttttgaaaatgattATACCTGGAAAACTGGACAAGCATGATTCTTTGCTTCTGTGAATAGCCTTGCTGAGGTATTACCCAccttacaataaaaataaaatgtttatacaAGATataaacaaatgaataaaatgaTGTGCAATTGCGCTAACCTGGGGTATAGGAGAGCCATTATCTGTATTGAGTAGCATTCCAGTCTCAGGCACAACCTCAAATAGGGTGGCACGATTTTCCTCATGAAAAAATCCTGGCTTTGCACTGTAGGATAGTGGACTTGAACAGGTTAGCATGGCAATCTATAAATTTCAATATAATTGAATGCTGTAAGAAACTCAAAAGCTAACTTTTCCTATTGAAAACACACTGCAAGAGTGAATCACAAATATGTTTAAAGTTGGATGTTTCTAATAAATTGTTGAGTTCATATACTGAGTGATACATGATGTGTCTACAAAAGGGAGGAAGGCATGTATTATAGTCTGGTAAAAACAAATTGCAAATGCTATTCAATGCACAGCACAAGGACCGAAGTAAATCAGCATGTAACATTATTGTGAAAGATTTGCAGTATGCAAATCCAAGAATTATAGTATGAGGAAAATTCACTACAAGGCAGAACAATAAAGCCAAATATATATAACTAGGTACACATGCTAAAAGAAGAACATGACCTGCCAGTGATAACAACATCAAAGTATTGAAGCCAGCCGAAATTGTTACTGACATCTGCCATACTGGATCCACAGAGGAAATTCATGACAATGTTTGTATAGTCCCATAAACTGCAAATCACATGCGAAAGTGTGAAAAATCCAAGTTAAAATGTCCATAGAGAATGAAACCAACTAGCATTCTAtgagaaaacatttttcaacaTTTTCTGTCAAATCAATtcactataatttttaaaatatttttcaatcctTATCTAATAATCTTTCAACTCAcgttattttacttttcttgtACATTTGATATCTTAGAACATGCCTTTCCCACTTGGCACTATatgttagtttaaaaaaaaggtgCTAAAATGTATTTCAAACATACAGTGATTGTTCCATCAATCATTAAAAAGCACAGGATAGTTTGATTATTTACTCATAACTGTTTTCCCTCTGTTTAGGTAAAATCATAACTACCTATTTGTCACTAAAAACGTTGCTTGTCCAGAGTCTCTGAGCATTTCAAGCATGGGCACTATTGAGGAGTCTTCATTAATATACCTGAGAtaaaattcaatgaaaaaatGACAATCAGAGAAAGTTCATTAACAATTCATAGACAACATATGAATTTAAGAGTGCAACTTCTAAAAGAAACAGTTAGCACATCAAAAGTCTAATATCTCATTGCAAACATAATAAGTGTTTGTCCATTTCTAACTTTGATAGGCTAGTGATTTTATATCCATACCGCTTTGGTTCTATAGCAACCATTTGCTTCAATGTTCCATCACGGTGGCACAAGTCAACTGCAGCTCGAACATCTTTGTACATGCGAGCATAACTGGAAGGACAATATTTAaaggatatatcatatatgtatCATGGTGTGCTCACATGTAGGCTTTAGCCATTTTACTGGCTGCTGGATGGTTTCTAAACAGCTCACATGTAGGTAAGTATGTTCATACACATAAAGAGGCCAAATCTGTCCGGGAGGTAAAATGATAACATacaaagattctttcaaaaaacTATCGAAGATTGCCTTGTGTTTGAATGAACAAAAATTGCTTTGTCCTAgtatttaattgttataaaaataaaaggcatttaaaattatcaaaaggaaaaattatgcaATCCAGATTAAGACTCACTCAACACCCTCCTGAATCTTGTCAGGATTGCAATCCTTAAAATCAACCAGTTGAGCAAACAAGTAGGCTTCCGCAAGTGAAAAGAGTGTATCAATTAGAGCATAGTCTGGCTCATCAAAAGAATCACGTACTAAAGTATTTCCATAGGTCCCAACTTTATCTTCTTTTGATAACTCTCTAAATCCATGATAGGCTACTTTCACATACTTGTGGCGATCCATCTAAATATATTCAGCCAACAATCAAacagagaaaatgaaaagaaaaaaaaatacatgcaacCTGCTGATGGATTATTTCAATGGTTAAAATGGTGACGAGAAAACATTTATgtagtctacaccttcaatatGTTGCCTCTTTTTTTGTCAAGAACCAAGCCCCTGACCATGTACTTCCAGTTAAAAGACCAATTTAGTAACTGCAGAATAGAAAAAAGGTTTTAGCCAAATACAACAGAATTATACCTGAAAAGAATATGCAAACAAACAAAATCCTTTAACAAAATGAACCAGGAGGAAGTTAGTAAATCTACACAAACACACCTATTACACCAGCACTTACATTATTATTAATGCATtaaaaagaagacaaaataaCCAAACATGGTAGAAGATCCTATAAGACTGATTGGACAAACCTCGCGAGGGTATCCCAAATCATAAACCAGCTTTTTGATTGTGCCTTGATAAGCAAGAGATTCGAAGGTTTCAGGCTTGTACTGTGCCAGAGTATAATCCATGTCAAATCCCACAGCAATAATGTTCTTCATATTCAGTGACCGGTTACAAAATATCTGCTTGCCTATTTCAGTTTTAACTCCATTTTCAGGAGATGACCATACACGTGGCTGTTTGCTGCCATCACGGCCAGGCAAATCCCTCAATCTTGAATCATGTACATCAATTTCATGGTTCCCATCCATTGAATATTGAGCATGCAACAACGGATTAACTCCTGATAGATTTAATCCAAATGCAATTTAGTAATAATGAAACTATTACGTTACCTATCTTCAGGGGAAAAAAATAGATTGACTGAATGAGTTCCATAACTTTCTAAACACAAGTATTTGAAACAAACATGCAAAAGAACTAAAAGCCCTTCcctgaaaaataattatgacaTCTTACCTTGTGAAAGAAATATAGCATGCAATGCACGAGGCTATGTTCCGACTCTAGGCTTGAAGAAACACCTATAAATTTAACTTCGGAATCAAGAAGAGTAATCCTCTAAGTTCCTAGTAGTATCTAATGATATTCTATTTCCCTCCGTATCTCGTGCTTTCGCTACATCTACCTTGGCAAAACGAATGGCTAAACAAAGGAGAAATGAGAAAGGCTTAGGGCACAAGAAATCGGATTggggagagaaagaaaaaggaacgaACCTGGTGACGTGGCGTTGGCGAGTGAGCGAGGAGGTTTGGCGCCGATTCCAGAGACAAAAAGAAGGCGAGGAGAGAAAAGAGGTGGGAGAGGAGGAGAGAAGTTggagagagaaaaggagaagTGCCTCTTGGGAAATCGCATCGTGAGCCGATTAAATAGGCGTGGTGGACATTGTGAGGGAATCAGATGCTGCGGGAATTGCAGAGGCGCAAACGAAAATGCAGCTTTGCCAAATTAGCATTTCTCGGAAACGGATTATTCCTATCCCGGAATTTGGATTAGATCAATTCGTATTGGGGAAGGAATTAGTTCccctttcaaatttcaatagcATAGTGCTACTAATGCCACCTAccgttcctttttcttttcacgaTAATAGCAACACCAGAAATGCGAGGGTTCGTGAATTGAGAATTGAGATGATGGAGGGAACGTATCAAGGCTTGTTTATGCATTATTCTCTTCTGCTCATTTCTGCTTCTGGCGTGGATAAGTAGTGCCCGGCCACAATTTTCTGGGTTGGTTCCCAATTTCCCATAGTTAGTCAATACTCCAGCAAACCAAAAAGGggtctttttttcaaaaaataaatttaccaaATCGggtaaaattcaaattaatattcGAAAAAGGCCAGTCGTAAGTAATCtatcactttttatttaaaattcataaattgttgtaaaaaaattcttattttttaatataattttaaagttgtaAGAGTTTTTCTTATATgacttaaaagtattttttcacACAACTTAAAGTaataatggttttttttataacttcaattttttttaaaaaatcataaatattttttattttaattatttaatgaattaatgtatgttttcttttttgttttatttaatacttttacatttttttatattgttttatttaatattctccatatttaatgtttttatatttttattaatgttaaatattattatttgttttataaattaaaaaataatacaaaagacttaaaatcaaataaaaaaattaaaatatattacatatttaacaaaaatattaaaatattttgttgtcaatattaataaatattattaacttataatttatcaaataatattaatttttttagttgatattaacttataatatttatgatttaaaaaatatgaaaaaaaatattaaagtactaaaataatttaggacttcaataaaaaaacgGTTATAACATTAaagtcatgtaaaaaaaaatttaaaaaaatcttataactttaaagtcgtattaaaaaaataaaaaatagaaaatttatgatttcaaccaagaaaaaaaaacaaatcataaaaCAATTTACTACTTGTTCGTTCAGAAGTTATGTATTATCCTACTTCTTACtcttttttatgatattaatttaaattttaatcttatctGATAAAtttgaaagacaaaaaaaaaactcacttttTGATGTTTCTGTCAATACTCAGAACAGGATCGGAATCATTAGATGATGCCATCCTTTATTTTCtcaacctttcttttctttcatttcccTCTTCCTTTCATTACCACCACTAGCTTTATCCACGTGAATGTGACGGAATCtatcaatttcatttttgtttaatcaaaataaatatttaacatcaattttctatCCTATACGTCACATGcataaatttataaagaaatatTGTTGTCCAAATATTCGTATAAATCTACagtttacatttaaaaataaaaaaaaactgcagGGTGCAGTTATCAATCCGACcgttaaagttaatttttaaaaataacgtattatgttataaaataaattcaatggATGGGATTTTTACAGTTCTCCTCATAACCTTAGAGGATCAACATCTGTCGTTCAGGCTTAaagagaattataaaataaattcaacggAATTAGATACTTTTAGAGTACATTGTaggaaaatgaatttgaaaattcGCAACAGCCTTAGGTGTCTTATTTGCCTAGTCACGATCCAGAAAAGTGAAAATACGACCACTTAATTCGGAGTACATTTGAATCTGCAAATTCACAATGGCAGGTCACTTTAGACGATAGgtaagtttatttaaatttatttgttgaaataagtgattattttattaaaataaataatttttttaagtgagtTTGTGTAAattgtttttcctaaaaaaatatttttatttattttaagaagtaaatcatatttatttttttttaaaaatgcttattttaaatttgatttttttaaaatttaaacaaactcaccAATAGCTAACCATACAAGATTATCGGATTTTGATGTAAATAAACAAATAGTTTCATCATATCTTAATAGTTCAACAACTTTTTACCTAACTACTATTTAAGATATCACGGGCATAGAttccttttataaattatttttgtatgtgtatattataaattctgatatttttttaaaaaaattgtaattaaatttttttgcttAAAACTCCTAAGAAATATCACGTATATAGAttccttttataaattattttcgtATGCATATACTGTAAATACCAATCTTGCTAGCCAATCATGTTCAACGCAAAAGAAGCATgaaattttatacaaaatattgacGTTTCTTTAGTCAGAATAGGATGAAATTCCACGTAGTTAGTTctgtaaatttttcttttccttttctttttccttttactcTTGCTGATTGTAATATAAGGGACGGTTGCTAATTAATGCGGCAAGGGTATTGTTATCCACGCACAATACGGTTAATAATATGCAGTTGACTTCTGGTGGTGTGTGTGAATAGAAAGGTCGAATTTTCTTTAGATCCCTGCTACCTCTACCATTGTGGGGTTGCACCATGGAGTGTGGGTGAGTGACGAAGGATGTGGTGCCCTATGTCCCCACAATTGATGCTAGTTGTTCTTACAAACCct encodes the following:
- the LOC114408639 gene encoding 5'-nucleotidase domain-containing protein 4-like isoform X2; translated protein: MDGNHEIDVHDSRLRDLPGRDGSKQPRVWSSPENGVKTEIGKQIFCNRSLNMKNIIAVGFDMDYTLAQYKPETFESLAYQGTIKKLVYDLGYPRELLNWSFNWKYMVRGLVLDKKRGNILKMDRHKYVKVAYHGFRELSKEDKVGTYGNTLVRDSFDEPDYALIDTLFSLAEAYLFAQLVDFKDCNPDKIQEGVDYARMYKDVRAAVDLCHRDGTLKQMVAIEPKRYINEDSSIVPMLEMLRDSGQATFLVTNSLWDYTNIVMNFLCGSSMADVSNNFGWLQYFDVVITGSAKPGFFHEENRATLFEVVPETGMLLNTDNGSPIPQVGNTSARLFTEAKNHACPVFQGGNVSHLHKLLSIESSSQVLYVGDHIYGDILRSKKVLGWRTMLVIPELEKEVKLLWESRDSRKELQFLRSERDCIEDEIHHLKWSLKFKNPDADSKQKLSSELDKLKLERERVRLSHQEAQKKLHQRFHEPWGQLMKTGYQNSRFAHQVERFACLYTSQVSNLGLYSPDKYYRPSEDFMQHEFGIMACETPDI
- the LOC114408639 gene encoding 5'-nucleotidase domain-containing protein 4-like isoform X1, producing MRFPKRHFSFSLSNFSPPLPPLFSPRLLFVSGIGAKPPRSLANATSPGVNPLLHAQYSMDGNHEIDVHDSRLRDLPGRDGSKQPRVWSSPENGVKTEIGKQIFCNRSLNMKNIIAVGFDMDYTLAQYKPETFESLAYQGTIKKLVYDLGYPRELLNWSFNWKYMVRGLVLDKKRGNILKMDRHKYVKVAYHGFRELSKEDKVGTYGNTLVRDSFDEPDYALIDTLFSLAEAYLFAQLVDFKDCNPDKIQEGVDYARMYKDVRAAVDLCHRDGTLKQMVAIEPKRYINEDSSIVPMLEMLRDSGQATFLVTNSLWDYTNIVMNFLCGSSMADVSNNFGWLQYFDVVITGSAKPGFFHEENRATLFEVVPETGMLLNTDNGSPIPQVGNTSARLFTEAKNHACPVFQGGNVSHLHKLLSIESSSQVLYVGDHIYGDILRSKKVLGWRTMLVIPELEKEVKLLWESRDSRKELQFLRSERDCIEDEIHHLKWSLKFKNPDADSKQKLSSELDKLKLERERVRLSHQEAQKKLHQRFHEPWGQLMKTGYQNSRFAHQVERFACLYTSQVSNLGLYSPDKYYRPSEDFMQHEFGIMACETPDI